The DNA region tttgatatttagtttgatggttttttttttttttttttttttcaatgataactTTAACAAACTAATCATGTTATCAGATTTCATAGAACTTTTTACAACTTGCAGAGACAAAATAAAAGTGGTATAAATGCCCCAATTGCAACAAAAACCGGTATcattattgatgaatcatcaattgaGTAAGGATCTGGTGTTCTGGGTCCACTTGTGTGTCTACTTTTAACTGgtacttcttcttcttcttcagttAGATCTGAATATTCTTCTGGTTCCTGAACAATTGGATCCAATTGTGGTACATCTATAaacagaaaattaaattattaaataatattaagtaaggatattattaaactttttatattgttttattaattaaaaaaaaacccatacCATCAATTGATCCTTTTATTACTGCAATTGCATTAATTTTTGGATTATCTCGATGtccttttataaattcaacacGTATTTTACCACCAAGTATTTCAGAATCTgcatcattataaaataatttaccattcaGTACTGTGAATGATACGTACTCATCATGTGATCTTCCACGTCCAACTTTGTCAAAAATATCAAGCTCAGTTACAACAGTGTGATCACCATTTAGAACAACGTCAAAAACctttaagatatatattttataaataaatttggtgAATTATGTAAggaaagataaaatataaaataaattagaattatttttactttcataTTTGCAGAGTTAAAATAAACTTcacaaaatttcaatatcataACATAGTCTCCGTCTTCAGTTACTGGAATATCATATCCAAATGTTGAGTGATGATATCTCTCAGTTTGATAAAGTACTTGATCCATTGGATGTACTCTgtcaattatcaattgttttccATAATCTGATGATGTACCAACTTTATCCATTAATGGATCACGCATGTATTTAATGCCATGACTATCAATAAATGTATCACCACCAGCATTTATTGCATAAACAACCTCTAAACATTCAGCTTTATCAATACCAAGCAAATTTATTGCCAACAATATTGAACAAGTCCATATATTCCATTTCATGTTTTTCTTCATatcattcaatattttgtttatctaaaaattaatatttttttaattctttaagcataaattataattattgaaagatttcttgtgtttattattataagtataaatttatattttttttttttgttacaggtTATATCACACAATTATCAGTTtaccttttttaaattttattttttttttgttataaaatcaaaatattatgattTGTTTATACACTGAcaagaattattaattgacacatttttcttcattcaaaaccggctgaaaaaaaacttgactagatgttttttttatgttttctttGAAATATGCCACGTACAGTAGCCACGTAATAATACAGTTGTTATCAGTATCCTACATTCCATACTAGACAAATTCCGGGGTGCATTGGGTTTCCCAGAATCCAAGACATGGCGAGGGTGGGGCAGTGATGGGTATTTGGGTAATTCGACGATTTTATGAGTATCATACAATCAGACGTATTAGGTGCGTTACAGGGATTGTAGGTTCTCACTTAACGATCCTCTCTacttttttcccttttttctTCTGATTTGCGTGGAATTGGAAGCGCAATAACGAAATTTCACGCAAGTTTTAGAGTATCAAGAGGGATCGCTAGAGGTGGGGATACCCGCAGGCTCCCGCAAGTCAAAGAACGCAcctattatttgtataatacTGTATCGAATACAGTTTTGAGTATCGAATTATCGATACCTCTATCGATGAAAAGCAGATTTTTAAACAgcttataattgaataattattataattaacattaaataacatcaaatttagtttttgtcgactgtgtttaataaatttttgagaaGAATCtggctttttttaatttaaatggaaGTTCATTCTTAAAGAAAAAGTTAAACTGGAAAAATTCAGctgttaaaatagaaaataatattttaattgtaaatccAATAAGagttcatgaaaataattcaataaagagtttgatcaataaaaattatcaattgtttttatcgACCTCACATTATTGCACTTGCGGCATATacaacagattttttttagttctttttttttttttttttcgatttatcattttgttttattcaagtttttcaagccacaatttattcattcgttGATAAATATGGAGCAATGACATCCAGTAAAAAACGTATACGTTCTAATATGAAATCAATTttgtatgaaatatattttaatatgtttaatacagtttaataattaatccaGATATTAATATGAAGTATTAAACATGTGCTAAAAAACGTTTAAAATGGCGTCGGAGGTATTTATCCTACagtttcttacagtatcttactgtaGGTGTACGAAATCTCAGAAATTGACTATTTACCCAACACTGCTACATATTTATAcaactatttatattatttatttatttacgtaGATCAAGTTTACAAATAACCtccaacaaaatataatattaaaaaatttataaacctgtaattgtttttttttttggagctgaccgaaaaaattactttttgaaatattttatatttcaaatattatattattttacaatggtTGTAAGATCATATGAAGATGAGCTTCACTATCTAGAGAGGTTAACAGATTATTCTTTCAGAATTAAAAAAGGCTTTCAGCCAAACATGAAggtaaatattgttttatttatattagaaaTATTGTTCATCGAAtacaatcataataaaatgtaaacaactttttttttgacaggTAGAgggtattttttatgttaacaAGCAACTAGAATCATTGATGTTAGATGAGTTAAAACAATCATGTCGCCCTGGAAATGTTGGTGGTTTTTTACCAGGTGTAAAACAAATTGCAAATGTAGCAGCTCTTCCGGGAATTGTTGGAAGATCAGTTGGTCTTCCAGATGTTCATGCAGGCTATGGATTTGctattggtaaatttttaaatgtacttCTTTAAACTTCTTTATTCTAATAGAAGACTGGAATACAGAATTGACAATGAACTGaatgttttgttaatttttttttattgctatcAATTTCAGGGAATATGGCAGCTTTTGACATGAACGATCCAAAATCAATTGTTTCTCCGGGAGGTGTTggttttgatataaattgtgGTGTTCGTCTCTTGAGAacgaatttatttgaaaaagatgTTCTGCCATACAAGGAAAAAATTGCTCAAAGTATGTTCGATCATATTCCGGTTGGAATTGGTTCAAAAGGTATAATTCCAATGAAAGCAAGAGATTTGGAGGAGGCTTTAGAGATGGGTATGGATTGGTCATTACGTGAAGGATACAGTTGGGCTGAAGACAAAGAACACTGTGAAGAAAATGGTAGAATGTTAACTGCCGATTCATCAAAGGTCTCAACAAGAGCTAAAAAAAGAGGCTTACCTCAGGtacaaatatacaaaatatatacttttattcatagaaaaaaataataaaatgatcaattatgtttttttaaagctgGGAACACTTGGTGCTGGTAATCATTATGCTGAAATACAagttgttgatgaaatttataataaatcagcAGCGTGTAAAATGGGAATTGAAGAAAAAGGACAAGTTTGTATAATGATACATTCAGGAAGTCGTGGTTTTGGTCATCAGGTTGCAACTGAAGCTCTGGTTAGAATGGAAAAAGTTATGTCAAGAGATAAAATTGAAGTTAATGATAGACAACTTGCATGTGCACAAATTAATTCTGAAGAAGgacaagattatttaaaagcaATGGCTGCTGCTGCAAATTATGCTTGGGTCAATAGAAGTTCTATGACATTTCTCACACGACAAGCATTCGCAAAACAATTTAATGTTTCTCCTGATGATTTAGACATGCAAGTTATTTATGATGTGTCACATAACATTGCAAAAGTTGAAGAACACATGGTTGATGGAAGACCTAAAACACTATTGGTTCATAGAAAAGTTCgttgacatattttattttatgataattaatattagataattttttttgtattatttaatgtaactatgtgttaattttttattttagggTGCAACAAGAGCTTTTCCACCTCATCATCCTCTTATTCCAGTGGATTACCAACTTACTGGCCAACCGGTACTTATAGGTGGTACAATGGGTACCTGCAGTTATGTTTTAACTGGAACAGAAAAAGGAATGCAAGAGACATTTGGATCAACATGTCATGGAGCTGTAAgggttttttgtttgtaatttatttcaacCATTGTGaagcaatataaaaattataatttatgtcATTGTAGGGTCGAGCATTTTCAAGAGCAAAATCTAGAAGAAATCTCGATTACACCGCTGTACTTAACAAGCTTGAAGAAATGGGAATTTCTATCAGAGTTGCATCTCCAAAATTAGTCATGGAAGAGGCTCCAGAGTcttataaaaatgtaacagATGTTGTTAATACTTGTGATGGCGCTGGTATTTCTAAAAAATGCATCAAACTTCGACCAATTGCTGTTATCAAAGGATAAATTGTCTAAATAAGTAgagtaaaattttctttttttaagcTTTTGGGTTCGTTTTTCATACCCAAAAGTTAATGAATCTAAGATGAAAGCGAAACaaagttattttttgttttgtgatatatttattatttattttttttgtcatttttttatatattttatatatacttacctacattttttttttttttggagtataaAAACTACAAATGTTTGCGACTTGGatactaattaaaatatcttcTCAAGATTTTCCTTACGaaacaaaattttgataataatctgTTCCTTATTTATATCCATAAGTAATAGTTTCAATTCAAATTGCTCAAAGAAGTGATTCCATGTATGTACTTGCTAATTTCTACTGTCTCAAATACAGATTATTTTCTCATTATATTACTAAACTCAGCTATTCGCTGACTGATTGAGTGATGAGCTGACTCACGAGTCACAACTAAAATTCAGTTAGCCAAAGAAGGTCCTGGAAAAGTGGAATTATACACTACGttgccaataaaaaaaataaagtctgaactaactaaaaaaataaatataatgtgtTATTAATTTCTATACCTCTTTTCACTTCTCGTGCTTTGTGTATTAAATGGTGAACCAAAAAACAAAACCATTAGAATCaagagatataaaaaaatagaatttatttgtaCATTTTCTGATGATCATTGACAGGTTTATgaatattgacaaaaaaaaaaaaaaaactatatatctattttgttgtaatttatcacataattttataatatcttATAACAAtggtaataaatattattattaaacaaaatatgaaAGTTGATATTACTCCTGGCTTAAATCATCTAGATTGTTCACATTTATAACAATGATAGTGATATTATTTCACAAATtgcaaaattcatttatagaaaaaaaaatatattatcaaaatattataattattttatatgattaacttttataaaactaaaaaaaaaaacaaagaaatttacTCATGAGATGGGTTTGCGAGTGCACACATTTTTTGGAAATTACAATTTTCAGGTACAAGAGGGTAGTTATTTTTCATCGTATCAAGTGGACAAGGAGTATTCTTTGGACAGCCTGGAAGATTGAGAATTCGTTCTTGATGTTGCACGATAATTCCAGGACCAGTATCACAACTTAAAcatagaaattaataaattttttttttttttattttaagaaaaccatcaacttttatattaaaaaaaaaaaaagaaaacaaattacTCGTAAAGTATAAACGCAAAATTGGTTGCAAAAGtattaattaaacttgttCGCCAATTTCGAtttcttgatttttcaaatgtgTCATAACGTAGCGGAAACTCatcttttataatatttaagagTGCAAATGTTTTTAGTATATTTGAAGTGTGTGAAAAATAtgctgatattttatattcttgtCGCTCATCggtaaaaaatgtaaacatatCCACAAGAACAGGACAAGCTTGTTCGTAATTTAACGGATATCCATAACCATCAGTCCAGTATGTCTTCAAATCTTTTATAAACtcaaatatctaaaataaaaagtatgcAAATAGCAGCATGAGCAAAAACGTATatgaagaataaatttaaaaaaaaatacataataaaataggAGTTGTATATTCTATTGAATAAACTATCTTGTATAATTACTTTATAGTCAGATGATTTTAACAAGCACCATGCGGACTTGGTTTTATTCCAGGCTGTTTCATATGAACACACGTCATAAATGAGCCGAGCggtttctaaaaaatattaaatcacatacctattaaaaaaaaaaagtttgagtttcagtaaaaacaaaattacctAATGTTACTTTAACTCCCAATCGAGCTGAAAGATCATCAAGCATTTTTCGAACCACAGTGCTACTTTCAAACATTTCATATTGCTCAGAAGCCGTTCGGTTGTTATTTACCCAATCTAGCCAACTATCGCAAGTACTAGAAAactgtaatgaaaaaaaaataattattttaattttataaatttgaaggCCTGCATGCAACAACACTATGTTCGATCGGAAACGGGTAAAAGTAGTGTTCAACGGCCAAGGGAGACtatgaattatgaaaatttatattgtccCTTGGCCATTGAACAATTTTTCTACCAGTTTTCGAGCGCGTAGTGTGTTGTTGCAAGTAGACCATCAATTATTGTATACCGTTTTTATCCTCCGATTTATGTCAGATTTTACATTTCTTTTAACAAAGTAGTATCATGTTTATtactataattataattgtaatttttctattttcagtgaaaactaaaaagttgaaaaatttaaactaaaaaaagcCGATGTATCTAATATTCCTCGAAATATCAAATTTCATAGATACTTTATACTCCAAATCGGTAACATTTAAACAACCGCAAACAGCAAAcacaagtgtaaaaaaaaaaaaaaatttacttgtaaaACTGCATCTTTTGATACTGGTTTTGGTAGCCAAACTTTTTGAAAACTATTATTACCAGATAAACCAATAGTAAAATATCGAGCACTTTCAGCTGTTCTCTGCTTGTTAGTGAATTTTAACTACAATTAAAATgacttagttaaaaaaatttttcaagtttttaataatgacaatttgCTTACCTTGATTGTCTGATTGGTGAATTTTTTCGGCATAAGATTTGGAAATCTTGACTGATATCTTTGTCCGAGACCAAACAATTCCTGTTCTCCTTCTTTAACCAACATTCTTGGTTGACTTGCTTCCGTAAATTGtgttttccaattttttagTCTATTAATTTGTACTGTTGATAAGTTACATTTAGAAAGATTGCACTTAGTCAATATTTGATCACGCAGTAGCTGaagattttttgtttcagaaaGTATATTTGGTTCTGGTAAGCGTGCTCCATGGCGAATCATAAACCAAATTTTTTTGGCTGTACAACCtacaataaacataaaattaaaaaaaaaaaaaagtaaaaatgaagAATGTATAAGTCAAACTAAGTTTGCtggagattaattttttaaagaacaaAATTGGTATTTCTAGTCTGTTTTTAAGAACATgtgattttcaataataatttcaagactaaattaaaataaataaataaataaagagtaaTGAAAATATTCGTGTATATGATGAACAAGTAAATACCAATTTTTACATGtatagtttgaaaaaaattaaattaaataaattaaatagctATATATTACCCTTAAATTTGATTTCAGTCTCATTATTGTTTGCTACGAATCTATAAGGTGTCCTTGTATTTAATCTGCACCTATAACTTGCGAAGTTTTTTGAACATTTAAAATCACTCTTGCTTGCAAAACCTACTGCaattagttgaataaatacataataaacaATACAACAGTGTAttctatttttcatatttatagttcataacaataaaatcactTGTAATAAACTTTCTACAATACTTGGTCAATTTGACAATAACCTTTACTTGACTGCATGTTATGATTAGTCATTATAATGGAACAgcattgataaatcataaatatgataaacattaaatattgacaaataaggtgctttcttttgggtgtttattttttttcctgtttattttcacgCATGCGCAGTTGAATGCGTAGTCAGCAAATAGTCattttgcaacagcgtaggacataaggggctggatcagccatgtttcaatttttattttttaagaattatttgttcgacgccactgttctcttCTCATGTTTGCATAATatgcgcatgtgcatgatcatgcgcattaaagtgaaaaaaaataaatacacaaaagaaagcacctatagAGTAAAACCGGCAAAAAGAATAACGAGTTATTTTATGCGCATGCGCGAATGTTGcatcagcagtccaattcacagtaCCCGTattcagcagtccaattcacagggcaaattttttacaatttagggcttttttttgccggtgatggcgcttgtcaaattttttttatatagatttcacatacaaaatagagtgggtataagtaGAGTGGTGCCAACAGCGAAAAGCTGCCCAGAAGTGACGTATATTTTACGGAAACATTTAGTGCCCTCTGCACCAAACATGGCGTCTGGCGGTCTggttatgaatattattaatgtttgttgtaataaataaagtgacaCAGAGTAAATAAAAGTATGCAAGCAGTATGaacaaattgattttaattttaaaaaagtgatAGATTACAGtaagtatataattaatttatataagtatattattaatttatataaattttgagtaTTCAATACcaacgtaaatttttttttaattatgtaaaatggtTGGAATTGACaacattaaaatcaattaataaaaataaaaatattatttgtcagTTTATCTGTAGTGTTTTGCCTCTTCAAATATCTATATTtctatcatatttatattgaaattataataatatataaatttaataattataaccatactatatatataatatcagaatatataggtatatttatatcagttaaattcaaataagtttttataaatataatttgaatatgATTAAAATAAGTTATTAATATAGCTGTGTTTATTTaagttatttattgaattattaaataaataattcaataattaatttaagaataatttaataattaaaaatataaattattctttatttaaaatatatatttacttaatttatatattaaattaattcttttccTTCTAAACTGTTCAAAACTCCCTCTTCTCCCCACTCCATACAAAAAGCAGGAAATGGCGGACCAATCAAAAACCAGACGGCTATTGGCACCACTCtacttatacccactctaatacaaaagctctactagcgccgccagtagaggaaaaaagccctaaattgtaatgccctgtgaattggaccgcacccgtattcacagggcaaattttatacaatttagagcttttttttgccactgatggcgcttataaatttttttttatatagattttacatataaaggCTCCACGAGCGTcaccggtggatgaaaaaagccctaaattgtaatgccctgtgaatacgggtgctgcagAGGATATTCTCATTaaggcgttttttttccgatggtggcgtttgtggagcttttctatgtgaaatctatataaaaaaaattttgtcaagcgctaTCAGCGGacaaaaaaagccctaatgagaacaattttgccccgtgaatacgggtgcagggcATTACAAGTCATACTGCTCGACAAAAATCTTTTGTGCATGTCCGAATTATTATTCGAGTAGGAGCTCGGAAACATTCGGCAACGCACACAAATTCATTAGGtactttcttttgtgtatttattttttttcactttaatgcgcatgatcatgcacatgcgcctgTCATGCAAACTTGTTGAGAAAACAGTGGCgttgaacaaataatttttcaaaaataagaattaaaacatggctgatccagcccctaatgtcctacgctgttgcaaactgactttttgctgactgcgcattcaattgcgcatgcgcgaaaataaacaggaaaaaaaataaacacccaaaagaaagcacctattgtGTATACGTGTGAACCGAACGGATTATTCGGACATgcgcaaaaaattttcaaaaattttgtcCATGcactatagaaaaaaaaatctacgcgCATGCGCCGTACAACTTTAATTAggcaattaatattaaatgtttatttaattaattaaaaaaaaagttgacctCGGACAaacattacaaatatatatttggaatGTACAAATGATTTCctataaaatacaatcataaattaatttttacagctGTTCCTTATAATTTTTCGGCTAAGTGCAACATagaattttgattaattaattacaattaatgaggggggttacaaataattacaaatacatTACATTGAAGTACAAATCGATTACAATCGATTACAATCATTAGTTTTATGTCGGCCCGTCAATTGTCGGCTAACTGATTACAACCGGCTAATTTCGACCAAAATTCTAGTAATTATCTAGTGATGATAGATCTTGCTGCAAGAACTTGCATGAgatttctatagcgtggagacACTGCTTTATTCCAattgtgaaaagtatttttataattattattaataattaaacaataatatttttttgatttgcacctattaaaattcatggaaaaaaaatcatgtctaccacaacaaaatatcaaaaattttctataatcaCTATCTTGAACTTCCGGGCTTtcgagtgatttttggaacgtacccTTTATTTTTCTTCCTATTTATTTTCGCGCATGAGGAGTTcaatgcgcagtcagcaaaatgtcagtttgcaacagcatAGGACATGAGGGGCTGATAGGCTgtgttgttttaattcttatattttttaagaattatttgttcgacgccactgttaagtgctttcttttgtgtatttacttttttttacttccatgcgcatgatcatgcacatgcgcctgTCATACAAACTTGAGGAGAGAacaataggtgctttcttttgtgtatttattttttttcctgttcatTTTTGCGCATGCGGAGATGAATGCGCAGTGAGCAGgaagtcagtttgcaacagcgtagagAATGAagggctggatcagccatgttttaaatcttatttttttaaaattattcattcgaCGCCACTGTTTCTTCCTCAAGTTTGCATGACATGcgcattaaagtgaaaaaaaatgaatacacaaaagaaagcacctattggcgtcgaacaaataattcttacaaaataagaattaaaacagaGCTGATCCAATCCCTCATGTACTACGCTGTTCCAAACTAACTTTTTGCTAACTGCGCATTCAACTACGCACGCGCaagaatgaaaagaaaaaaaaataaacacctgGAAGAAAGCACCTATAGACAAATTGTATGTCTGTATGAACAAGAATTTTAAGTGGGAATAAAGCTGTTCGAGTGCGTTCCTGTAAGGGGACCACGGTCCTTGGTTATGTGCGCAAAAGTCAAAATCAGAAagaaaaagccctaaattgtaatgccctgtgaattggactgcagtagtgtcgaacaaataattcttgaaaaataataattaaaacatagctgatccagcccctcatgtcctacgctattaggtgcttttttttttgcatttattttaaaaattagggTGAATTTCCACAGAATAGTTATCCCAGTCGCTTGGGATAACTTGCGGATAATTATGCCAAGAAGAGCTATCCCGGTTCCACTTTATGCGAGAAGACTGGAAAATAGAAATAACAATAAagaaatagtaaattttagttactaaaaattcttcaaatgaCCACACGATTCTAGCGCTTtcttgcatacgctccgttCATACGCTCTGTGTGAAAAGTGAACAAACACACCTAATGTTTGTCGGCTGGCTGCAGTTCATATCAGGAgtgctattcttggtcccgtattgcgggagttattgcgggtcccgcaataacgattcgccgacaagaaatgtttgtcgcgatagaaaaatatgaaggcgcttgttgttgctttcatgtgAAGCTGCTATAGTCGTATGCAAATGCAAAAATGAGGTAGAATttaggtgtgttcgttcacttttcacaccgagcgtatgcacggagcgtatgcaaggaagcgctagcgttttgcggtcatttgaaggAACTTtagcaactaaaatttactatttatttattgctattcgttttttccagttctttcgctctctttcattattattaattggtaatttgttcttgcggctgagaaaaaattattaaattaacaaaataaacacaatgactgaaaataacgaatgttttagtaaatttcagttactaaagtttcttcaaatgaccgcaaaactctagcgcttccttgcatacgctccgtgcatacgctcggtgtgaatagtgaacgaacacaccttttacatgaaagcaacaacaagcgccttcatatttttctatcgcgactaacatttcttgtcggcgaatcgttattgcgggacccgcaataactcccgcaatacgggaccaagaatagcacccctgcagtccaattcacagggcaaatttttcacaatttagggcttttttttgccactgatggcgcttgtcaaattttttttatatagatttcacatacaaaagcttcacaagcgccgccagtggaggagaaaagccctaaattgtaatgccctcagcagtccaattcacagggcaaattttttacaatttagggcttttttttgccggtgatggcgcttgtcaaattttttttatatagatttcacatacaaaagctctacaagcgccgccagtagaggaaaaaagccctaaattgtaatgccctgtgaattggactgctgaacTAGAGGGCTGAGGTGTACAGCCGTGTACAGGGATAAAGAAATGCGCATTACGTAGTGCGCCGTTCAGGAGTAAAGCGGCGTACTCTAAATAGCCGCCGTATTTGTAACAACTACCACGGAAGTTAGTTCTTCTTGGGTGCGTtcttaaatagaaatttacgGGGTAGATTTAGGCAGAGTTAAAGTAACACCAGGATAGCTATTCTTGACATAATTATCCCATGGAGACGGGATAACCTGTGATTACCTCACAAGTGCGCATGCTCCGCGTATGATCCACATTTCTATGTTTCGAACGGTAAATGAgtgtcaatttat from Aphidius gifuensis isolate YNYX2018 linkage group LG5, ASM1490517v1, whole genome shotgun sequence includes:
- the LOC122857478 gene encoding malectin-B yields the protein MKKNMKWNIWTCSILLAINLLGIDKAECLEVVYAINAGGDTFIDSHGIKYMRDPLMDKVGTSSDYGKQLIIDRVHPMDQVLYQTERYHHSTFGYDIPVTEDGDYVMILKFCEVYFNSANMKVFDVVLNGDHTVVTELDIFDKVGRGRSHDEYVSFTVLNGKLFYNDADSEILGGKIRVEFIKGHRDNPKINAIAVIKGSIDDVPQLDPIVQEPEEYSDLTEEEEEVPVKSRHTSGPRTPDPYSIDDSSIMIPVFVAIGAFIPLLFCLCKL
- the LOC122857480 gene encoding RNA-splicing ligase RtcB homolog, translating into MVVRSYEDELHYLERLTDYSFRIKKGFQPNMKVEGIFYVNKQLESLMLDELKQSCRPGNVGGFLPGVKQIANVAALPGIVGRSVGLPDVHAGYGFAIGNMAAFDMNDPKSIVSPGGVGFDINCGVRLLRTNLFEKDVLPYKEKIAQSMFDHIPVGIGSKGIIPMKARDLEEALEMGMDWSLREGYSWAEDKEHCEENGRMLTADSSKVSTRAKKRGLPQLGTLGAGNHYAEIQVVDEIYNKSAACKMGIEEKGQVCIMIHSGSRGFGHQVATEALVRMEKVMSRDKIEVNDRQLACAQINSEEGQDYLKAMAAAANYAWVNRSSMTFLTRQAFAKQFNVSPDDLDMQVIYDVSHNIAKVEEHMVDGRPKTLLVHRKGATRAFPPHHPLIPVDYQLTGQPVLIGGTMGTCSYVLTGTEKGMQETFGSTCHGAGRAFSRAKSRRNLDYTAVLNKLEEMGISIRVASPKLVMEEAPESYKNVTDVVNTCDGAGISKKCIKLRPIAVIKG
- the LOC122857481 gene encoding multiple inositol polyphosphate phosphatase 1-like isoform X1 produces the protein MKNRIHCCIVYYVFIQLIAVGFASKSDFKCSKNFASYRCRLNTRTPYRFVANNNETEIKFKGCTAKKIWFMIRHGARLPEPNILSETKNLQLLRDQILTKCNLSKCNLSTVQINRLKNWKTQFTEASQPRMLVKEGEQELFGLGQRYQSRFPNLMPKKFTNQTIKLKFTNKQRTAESARYFTIGLSGNNSFQKVWLPKPVSKDAVLQFSSTCDSWLDWVNNNRTASEQYEMFESSTVVRKMLDDLSARLGVKVTLETARLIYDVCSYETAWNKTKSAWCLLKSSDYKIFEFIKDLKTYWTDGYGYPLNYEQACPVLVDMFTFFTDERQEYKISAYFSHTSNILKTFALLNIIKDEFPLRYDTFEKSRNRNWRTSLINTFATNFAFILYDCDTGPGIIVQHQERILNLPGCPKNTPCPLDTMKNNYPLVPENCNFQKMCALANPSHE
- the LOC122857481 gene encoding multiple inositol polyphosphate phosphatase 1-like isoform X3, yielding MKNRIHCCIVYYVFIQLIAVGFASKSDFKCSKNFASYRCRLNTRTPYRFVANNNETEIKFKGCTAKKIWFMIRHGARLPEPNILSETKNLQLLRDQILTKCNLSKCNLSTVQINRLKNWKTQFTEASQPRMLVKEGEQELFGLGQRYQSRFPNLMPKKFTNQTIKFSSTCDSWLDWVNNNRTASEQYEMFESSTVVRKMLDDLSARLGVKVTLETARLIYDVCSYETAWNKTKSAWCLLKSSDYKIFEFIKDLKTYWTDGYGYPLNYEQACPVLVDMFTFFTDERQEYKISAYFSHTSNILKTFALLNIIKDEFPLRYDTFEKSRNRNWRTSLINTFATNFAFILYDCDTGPGIIVQHQERILNLPGCPKNTPCPLDTMKNNYPLVPENCNFQKMCALANPSHE
- the LOC122857481 gene encoding multiple inositol polyphosphate phosphatase 1-like isoform X2, encoding MKNRIHCCIVYYVFIQLIAVGFASKSDFKCSKNFASYRCRLNTRTPYRFVANNNETEIKFKGCTAKKIWFMIRHGARLPEPNILSETKNLQLLRDQILTKCNLSKCNLSTVQINRLKNWKTQFTEASQPRMLVKEGEQELFGLGQRYQSRFPNLMPKKFTNQTIKLKFTNKQRTAESARYFTIGLSGNNSFQKVWLPKPVSKDAVLQFSSTCDSWLDWVNNNRTASEQYEMFESSTVVRKMLDDLSARLGVKVTLETARLIYDVCSYETAWNKTKSAWCLLKSSDYKIFEFIKDLKTYWTDGYGYPLNYEQACPVLVDMFTFFTDERQEYKISAYFSHTSNILKTFALLNIIKGCDTGPGIIVQHQERILNLPGCPKNTPCPLDTMKNNYPLVPENCNFQKMCALANPSHE